TAGTGGCCCATGTTTCGATGAACAGCTTCGTTGTACTAATCCGTGTCTTTTTTGCCGATGATATTGAAAAACTACAGACGCAATACGAACAATTGCAAAGCTTTATTGGAGGATTTTTATAATGAAAACAACACCGTACACAATGGCGCTAATCTACGCAGCAATGGGGGCGCTTTTTACATATTTGGCGATTAAAAGTGCGCAGGAGACAATCTGGAACTTTTCGACTGTTTTATTAATGTTGATTGCTGCATTTGACTTTTCTACTTCGATTCGCTTTTTTCTATATAAAAAATATATTCAAAAGCAAAAGCAATCTAAGGACCAGTGATTGATTAACCATTAAGAAAGTGGCTGTCGTTTAAAAGACAGCCACTTTTTATGTTCACTATTGAACATATTATTGCGTAAACGCCTAGACCAACTATTTAGCTTAACGGATAGTGTTTTAAAAAATAAATTAATGACTGTAGCTCTACTGATAAATCAATATGATGAATTCTAATATCAGCTGGGACATTTATTCTTGCTGGGGTAAAATTCAAAATTCCTTTTATTCCTGATGCAACGAGACGATCGGTTATCTGCTGAGCCGCTTGTGCAGGCACCGTCAAAATGGCGACTTCCAATTCCCCTGCGATTTTACTCTCCAATTCATCCATATGGTAGACAGGAACCCCGCCAATAACATCGCCGACTTTTGAGGTAGCAACATCAAATGCCATGACAATCTTTGAATTATTATTTTTCATGAAATTATATTGTAAAAACGCTGTTCCTAGATTGCCAACACCAATTAAACAGACATTTACAACTTCATCTTGGCTTAATGTTTGTCTAAAAAAAGATAGCAAATAGTTTACATTGTACCCATAGCCTTTTTTTCCCAGCGCCCCAAAATAAGAAAAATCACGGCGAATCGTTGCAGAATCAACCTTTACCGCATCACTTAGCTCTTTTGAGGAAACGCGCTGTTTCCCTGAAGCATGTAAATTTGCAATAAATCGATAATATAACGGCAAGCGTTTCGCGGTCGCTTGCGGTATTTTATTTTTATCAAAAGTCATACCATACCCCGCCATTCTATTAGTCTATTCTACTAAATCCTTTCTACGAAAATCCCCGCTTTTTCCGCCAGTCTTTTCAACTAAATATG
The DNA window shown above is from Bacillus sp. (in: firmicutes) and carries:
- a CDS encoding redox-sensing transcriptional repressor Rex → MTFDKNKIPQATAKRLPLYYRFIANLHASGKQRVSSKELSDAVKVDSATIRRDFSYFGALGKKGYGYNVNYLLSFFRQTLSQDEVVNVCLIGVGNLGTAFLQYNFMKNNNSKIVMAFDVATSKVGDVIGGVPVYHMDELESKIAGELEVAILTVPAQAAQQITDRLVASGIKGILNFTPARINVPADIRIHHIDLSVELQSLIYFLKHYPLS
- a CDS encoding YdiK family protein encodes the protein MKTTPYTMALIYAAMGALFTYLAIKSAQETIWNFSTVLLMLIAAFDFSTSIRFFLYKKYIQKQKQSKDQ